The Chrysemys picta bellii isolate R12L10 chromosome 5, ASM1138683v2, whole genome shotgun sequence genome includes a window with the following:
- the LOC101944101 gene encoding N-acetyltransferase family 8 member 3-like isoform X2, which yields MAPYCFRQYEDGDYEAVRTMFGRGIMEHTPAAFIYMLKCPQAQLHFLGLFLAVLAASESLLISLLALLLGLTGAWFYIRSLWNDYAQQFLHNNLLDIRRTYLEAADSCLWVAEAEGAVVGMVGAVLPEDPSERGCALELKRMSVGREHRGRGIAKALCRTVIRFAQERGYSAVVLNTSMVQYSAQQLYENMGFRRVLERSPSLLASFLQFSVFYYRYEIPGSR from the coding sequence ATGGCCCCGTACTGCTTCCGGCAGTACGAGGACGGTGACTACGAGGCCGTGCGCACCATGTTCGGACGTGGGATTATGGAGCACACTCCTGCTGCGTTCATCTACATGCTGAAGTGTCCCCAGGCCCAGCTGCACTTCCTGGGCCTGTTCCTGGCGGTGCTCGCAGCCTCCGAGTCCCTCCTGATCTCCCTCCTGGCTCTCCTGCTCGGTCTCACTGGGGCCTGGTTTTACATCCGGTCTCTCTGGAACGATTACGCCCAGCAGTTTCTTCACAACAACCTACTGGACATCCGGAGAACCTACCTGGAGGCAGCAGACTCTTGTCTCTGGGTGGCAGAGGCTGAGGGGGCGGTGGTGGGCATGGTGGGGGCCGTCCTACCCGAGGACCCGTCAGAAAGGGGGTGCGCCCTGGAACTGAAGCGTATGtctgtggggagggagcaccGGGGCCGGGGCATCGCCAAGGCGCTCTGCAGGACGGTCATCCGCTTCGCCCAGGAACGCGGGTACAGTGCGGTCGTGCTGAACACCTCCATGGTTCAGTACTCAGCCCAGCAGCTGTACGAGAACATGGGCTTCCGGAGGGTCTTGGAGAGGTCCCCATCGCTCCTCGCCAGCTTCCTGCAGTTCTCCGTCTTCTATTACCGATACGAGATTCCAGGGTCTCGCTGA
- the LOC101944101 gene encoding N-acetyltransferase family 8 member 3-like isoform X1, with product MLKLQFICCHLHSNFFCSFCSLSVPGLRGPMAPYCFRQYEDGDYEAVRTMFGRGIMEHTPAAFIYMLKCPQAQLHFLGLFLAVLAASESLLISLLALLLGLTGAWFYIRSLWNDYAQQFLHNNLLDIRRTYLEAADSCLWVAEAEGAVVGMVGAVLPEDPSERGCALELKRMSVGREHRGRGIAKALCRTVIRFAQERGYSAVVLNTSMVQYSAQQLYENMGFRRVLERSPSLLASFLQFSVFYYRYEIPGSR from the coding sequence TGTGCCTGGGCTGCGCGGCCCCATGGCCCCGTACTGCTTCCGGCAGTACGAGGACGGTGACTACGAGGCCGTGCGCACCATGTTCGGACGTGGGATTATGGAGCACACTCCTGCTGCGTTCATCTACATGCTGAAGTGTCCCCAGGCCCAGCTGCACTTCCTGGGCCTGTTCCTGGCGGTGCTCGCAGCCTCCGAGTCCCTCCTGATCTCCCTCCTGGCTCTCCTGCTCGGTCTCACTGGGGCCTGGTTTTACATCCGGTCTCTCTGGAACGATTACGCCCAGCAGTTTCTTCACAACAACCTACTGGACATCCGGAGAACCTACCTGGAGGCAGCAGACTCTTGTCTCTGGGTGGCAGAGGCTGAGGGGGCGGTGGTGGGCATGGTGGGGGCCGTCCTACCCGAGGACCCGTCAGAAAGGGGGTGCGCCCTGGAACTGAAGCGTATGtctgtggggagggagcaccGGGGCCGGGGCATCGCCAAGGCGCTCTGCAGGACGGTCATCCGCTTCGCCCAGGAACGCGGGTACAGTGCGGTCGTGCTGAACACCTCCATGGTTCAGTACTCAGCCCAGCAGCTGTACGAGAACATGGGCTTCCGGAGGGTCTTGGAGAGGTCCCCATCGCTCCTCGCCAGCTTCCTGCAGTTCTCCGTCTTCTATTACCGATACGAGATTCCAGGGTCTCGCTGA